In a single window of the Gossypium hirsutum isolate 1008001.06 chromosome A13, Gossypium_hirsutum_v2.1, whole genome shotgun sequence genome:
- the LOC107894677 gene encoding uncharacterized protein yields the protein MAPYEALYDRRCRSPVCWTELNERKVVGPKLIQETESTVKKIRERLRIAFDRQKSYTDLKQRDIEYSIGDKVFLKVSHWKKILRFGLKDPSHVISIEDIEIRPDLSYKEESVKILAHECIPALADETLYNIPVCGLEYVYPSKFKLCY from the exons atggcaccgtatgaagctctatatgATCGGAGATGTCGATCACCAGTGTGTTGGacagaattgaatgaaagaaaggtGGTCGGTCCAAAATTGATCCAAGAAACAGAAAGTACTGTTAAAAAGATTCGAGAAAGATTAAGAATAGCTTTTGATAGGCAGAAATCATATACAGATCTGAAACAACGGGATATTGAGTACTCaattggagacaaagtatttcttaaagtctcTCATTGGAAGAAAATCTTGAGATTTGGTCtgaagg ATCCATCTCATGTGATTTCAATTGAAGATATAGAGATTCGACCTGATTTGTCATATAAAGAAGAATCAGTTAAGATACTGGCACATGAG TGTATTCCGGCTCTGGCTGATGAAACACTATATAATATCCCAGTGTGTGGGTTGGAATACGTGTATCCATCCAAGTTCAAGTTATGTTACTAG